CGGAAACCGGACACTCCCAGCACCCCCAGTTGATCTTCGACGGTGACTGCGGCTTCTGTACCCGCTGCGTGCTCTGGCTGGAGCACCGGCGGGTCGCGCCGTTGGTTTCCATCCCCTGGCAGAATGCCGACCTGGAGGCCCTGGGCCTGACCGAGGAGCAGACCCGCGAGGCGGTTTGGTGGGTGTCGGAGGAAGAGCGGGCTCGGGGCCATCGGGCGGTAGCCCGCAGCCTGCAGGGTTGCCGGCGCCCGTGGCCCCTGCTCGGGGCGCTGCTTCTGCTGCCGCCCCCCTTCGCCTGGTTCTACGCCGCCGGTTACCGCTTGGTGACCC
The genomic region above belongs to Acidobacteriota bacterium and contains:
- a CDS encoding DCC1-like thiol-disulfide oxidoreductase family protein, with the protein product MPETGHSQHPQLIFDGDCGFCTRCVLWLEHRRVAPLVSIPWQNADLEALGLTEEQTREAVWWVSEEERARGHRAVARSLQGCRRPWPLLGALLLLPPPFAWFYAAGYRLVTHLRGYLPGTTPACRRPSWPPEQARKN